A window from Dysidea avara chromosome 2, odDysAvar1.4, whole genome shotgun sequence encodes these proteins:
- the LOC136246849 gene encoding uncharacterized protein → MLLWGVVVFGLILGAKVIPMEGANENPYEGANETPMEGPNAITIEELKQKLQELENRLAATEKQLGGLEELENRTEKQLGGLQDLENRVAATEKQLEYGGKRFGKLLELSEVPLKDRDYIKLQFLGAKDAWLGCPSTFNGVCDIRTCPNYGQYRYFDGRCYGEDFQIINEGLDLSPIKSGQRIRIRYLHEQNTWLSCREHANNHCNKKTCSGTTAQGKDFTNNRCWGEVFVIYARGRRNGDIIYNGDFVMLYYRQLTRYVTIQEEQVYSDTSLNNCPGEVPPAYLSYSICSKNVFRIYRKP, encoded by the exons ATGCTTTTGTGGGGGGTAGTAGTATTTGGACTAATTTTAGGAGCTAAGGTAATCCCCATGGAAGGAGCTAATGAAAACCCCTATGAAGGAGCTAATGAAACCCCCATGGAAGGACCTAATGCAATCACCATTGAAGAACTTAAACAAAAGCTTCAAGAACTTGAAAACAGATTAGCTGCTACAGAAAAGCAGTTAGGAGGACTTGAAGAGCTTGAAAACAGAACAGAAAAGCAGTTAGGAGGACTTCAAGATCTTGAAAACAGAGTAGCTGCTACAGAAAAGCAGTTAGAATATGGAGGAAAGCGTTTTGGAAAATTATTAGAATTAA GTGAAGTACCATTAAAAGATCGGGACTACATTAAACTGCAGTTTTTGGGTGCAAAGGATGCTTGGCTTGGCTGTCCTAGTACTTTTAACGGTGTTTGTGACATACGGACGTGTCCAAACTATGGACAGTATCGCTACTTTGATGGAAGATGTTATGGAGAAGATTTTCAGATAATCAATGAAGGTCTCGACTTGAGCCCAATTAAGTCAGGTCAACGCATTCGAATTCGCTATCTTCATGAGCAAAACACATGGCTTTCATGTCGAGAACATGCTAACAACCATTGTAATAAGAAAACTTGCTCAGGGACAACTGCACAAggaaaagattttacaaataacAGATGTTGGGGTGAAGTCTTCGTCATTTATGCAAGAGGTAGAAGGAATGGTGATATAATTTATAATGGAGATTTTGTGATGTTATACTATCGACAACTTACACGATATGTGACAATTCAAGAAGAACAGGTATACAGTGATACAAGTCTCAACAATTGTCCTGGTGAAGTTCCACCTGCCTACCTGTCTTATAGCATATGCTCTAAAAACGTCTTTCGCATCTACCGTAAACCATGA
- the LOC136246851 gene encoding uncharacterized protein: MGNNKLPEVSPVFNKLADGLQTVKKEAEEKFDSLSQAFRFQRKELQDMKRDTNQSLFRLEKDSNTGLKTVRAESEQRVQELQQQLQKQNKLLITLEGKMQGLHKMDEQNKVEIQSLKEMLQDQERKSKLFYNRVGWLCALLVLFCFGCISSVIINSLLS; encoded by the exons ATGGGGAATAATAAGCTACCTGaag TATCACCTGTTTTCAACAAACTTGCGGACGGTCTACAAACAGTGAAGAAGGAAGCAGAGGAAAAATTTGATTCACTTAGTCAAGCTTTTAGATTTCAAAGAAAAGAGCTACAAGATATGAAAAGAGATACCAATCAGTCACTGTTTAGACTGGAGAAGGATAGCAACACAGGACTGAAAACAGTGAGGGCTGAGTCAGAGCAACGGGTACAAGAGTTACAACAGCAGCTACAAAAGCAAA ACAAACTTCTGATAACCTTAGAAGGAAAGATGCAAGGGCTGCACAAAATGGACGAACAAAACAAAGTAGAAATCCAATCTTTAAAAGAGATGCTACAGGACCAAGAGAGAAAatcaaaattattttacaacagagTGGGATGGTTGTGTGCATTGCTTGTATTGTTTTGTTTTGGCTGTATAAGTAGTGTTATTATAAATTCTTTATTGTCTTAA